In a single window of the Pseudodesulfovibrio profundus genome:
- a CDS encoding DUF4258 domain-containing protein yields MTKHARMRMHQRGITPTTTLACIVSGEKTPGYNDAERHHLLGFTVVTQQAGKGVKVLTVYEGHSSRHPR; encoded by the coding sequence ATGACGAAGCATGCAAGGATGCGCATGCACCAGCGGGGCATTACGCCCACGACCACCCTCGCTTGCATTGTCAGCGGGGAGAAAACCCCAGGATACAATGATGCCGAACGGCATCATCTTCTGGGGTTTACTGTTGTCACACAACAGGCAGGCAAAGGTGTTAAGGTTCTTACAGTCTACGAAGGCCATTCAAGCAGACATCCACGATAG